From Pseudomonadales bacterium, the proteins below share one genomic window:
- a CDS encoding ABC transporter substrate-binding protein, which yields MFNLYSTRRSLSQVLLALSLFIFASLASANPLSPHQRIADTTDALIKAIEEAKTYFDNDPERFYSEIDSIIGPLLDFNAFSRSVMGPYGKREYYLSLSPEQRQQFKLDYQRFVTTFRQGLVTTYAKGLLVFNGQTISVVPPSAADQQAIADKQPVIVTQTIQADNERYTLSYRMAANKQGEWKLRNLVIGSINVGQLYQNQFVAAMQKHQQNFAAVIDNWIIETKPTDFKQQATNNSTANSTSAQGSEQ from the coding sequence ATGTTCAACTTGTATTCAACTCGGCGCAGCCTAAGCCAAGTATTATTAGCTTTATCGCTGTTCATCTTTGCATCGCTCGCATCGGCTAATCCATTGTCGCCACATCAACGCATTGCCGATACTACCGATGCCTTGATCAAGGCTATTGAAGAAGCTAAGACCTATTTTGATAATGATCCCGAGCGGTTTTACAGCGAAATTGACTCGATTATCGGTCCTTTGCTCGATTTTAATGCGTTTTCTCGGTCGGTAATGGGGCCATACGGTAAGCGCGAATATTATTTGTCGCTGAGTCCTGAGCAGCGTCAGCAATTTAAGCTAGACTATCAGCGATTTGTGACAACCTTTCGGCAAGGCCTGGTAACAACCTATGCCAAAGGCTTGTTGGTTTTTAACGGTCAAACGATCAGCGTTGTGCCGCCCTCGGCGGCCGATCAACAAGCGATTGCTGATAAACAGCCGGTGATTGTGACGCAAACTATTCAGGCTGATAATGAGCGTTATACACTCAGCTATCGCATGGCTGCGAATAAGCAAGGTGAATGGAAATTACGTAACTTGGTGATTGGTTCTATTAATGTAGGTCAGCTTTATCAAAATCAGTTTGTGGCCGCCATGCAAAAGCATCAGCAAAATTTTGCTGCGGTGATTGATAATTGGATTATTGAAACAAAACCTACCGATTTTAAACAGCAGGCAACGAATAACAGCACTGCTAACAGTACTTCTGCACAAGGCAGCGAACAGTAA
- a CDS encoding UDP-N-acetylglucosamine 1-carboxyvinyltransferase (adds enolpyruvyl to UDP-N-acetylglucosamine as a component of cell wall formation; gram-positive bacteria have 2 copies of MurA which are active), with protein MDKLIIQGGTQLSGEIRISGAKNSALPILAATILCKEPVKISNLPHLHDITTMIELLVAMGIDVIIDEKLGIEAHAASISSYTAPYELVKTMRASILVLGPLLTH; from the coding sequence ATGGATAAACTCATTATTCAGGGCGGTACTCAGCTCAGCGGTGAGATTCGTATTTCGGGCGCAAAAAATTCTGCGCTGCCCATTCTTGCGGCAACCATTCTTTGTAAAGAGCCGGTAAAAATCTCTAATCTGCCGCATCTTCACGATATAACAACGATGATAGAGTTGTTAGTAGCAATGGGTATCGATGTGATTATAGATGAAAAACTGGGTATCGAAGCGCATGCTGCCAGTATTTCATCATACACTGCGCCTTACGAGTTAGTGAAAACTATGCGCGCTTCAATTTTAGTGTTAGGCCCGTTGTTGACCCAT
- a CDS encoding BolA/IbaG family iron-sulfur metabolism protein, whose product MMIEQVIEELKASFQDAHVDIQSDGSHFNVLVVSDDFVGVRPVKKQQMVYAVLNPHIASGAMHAVNMRLLTQSEWSESQS is encoded by the coding sequence ATTATGATTGAACAAGTAATTGAAGAGTTAAAAGCCAGTTTTCAAGACGCCCATGTTGATATTCAATCAGACGGTTCGCATTTTAATGTTTTGGTCGTCAGTGATGACTTTGTTGGCGTTCGGCCTGTAAAAAAACAGCAAATGGTATATGCGGTATTGAACCCTCATATTGCTAGCGGTGCTATGCATGCAGTCAATATGCGCCTCTTAACTCAGTCTGAATGGTCTGAATCACAATCTTAA